The Populus nigra chromosome 19, ddPopNigr1.1, whole genome shotgun sequence genome includes a window with the following:
- the LOC133680405 gene encoding autophagy-related protein 2-like isoform X1 yields MFSWNFAKSAEAVLSRWAMKRLCKFVLKKKLGKFILGDIDLDQLDVQLAEGTIQLSDLALNVDCLNEKFGAAASVMIKEGSIGSLSVKMPWKGKGFQVEVDELELVLAPCLKKRNSPADDETSSSSQESRHGHKEVGRFGNDLMETAQKSSFVDVHEGVKTIAKVVKWFLTSFHVKVKKLIVAYEPYFEKDEKKVGCQETLVLRVPEIECGTCVSEEANLSSDERVENFLGISQLMNFIKFQGAVLELLKTDGVDNQSCSPCVSDSSFSEQYSGHCRSKPTTTIVTGKKGGFSGNLKLSIPWKNGSLDIHKLDAEVCVDPVELRLQPSTIKWFLLSWETYKNIDQDGRGDAHYKSTEPVYFNSSSHFHSSLSIPGVVANDKVSPVRGSLTSAFSSFTGKESVSEAMLPGSHLISDWVPNSIQNEKDGIQEELDLGASVDQFFECLDGMRSSQSALGSSGMWNWTCSVFSALTAASSLASGSFQIPSEDQHVQTTLKATLAGVSVLLSFQDEDQEYLYGQKSEQNTVGLEIRCLSAECKDIFVVLQVCPQEMRFEGTVKCIEVIDYLYDKNDAMNSHSTEFSSDSNSQTVLIQNLQSEVQGVLPPFPHSDELSTLIAPGVPFGNATKMKLLGTSGVTRCQFTVYSDSSDGNFTGTKSFSLQLPLLIFWVNFASVNVILNLLKDAEKSVERSIQRNGFPPVNKKHESSHGNMKKGSSSRVSTLTSTENLQGSISVLKARVILCFPFVSGGDIGGHSPWNQFIAVDISSPLILESPTSNSSSWKRHAPRTICSLHLNVSNLKVYLVNPACNDDGTTLSTLMPRYRFCAQKIVSVSNRADCLCTISMLWQEDPVTGPWIAEKAKSLATSEESRSRKKIKVKGYEFASATAAKDLGDINLQTREELILSSAFFLHVHLLPVVVDLSSSQYRNLHCLLDQMINGLSGMACDVDGVRELSPASQTSILVKCESVDFSIRPDIKDDIKSSLQSELPGSWHCLKLKIQKFDILSVSNIGGIRGANFFWLAHGEGKLWGSITGVPDQEFLLISCSNSTMKRGDGGGSNALSSSLAGSEIIHIWDPKSSHDFTSVSVRCATVIAVGGRLDWLDAISSFFILPSPKVEKANNENLAKGDLNAPSETSFILKLVDIGISYEPYLKKSVVRDLHSESGSSYSIEETGEPHIACLLAASLFSLSNTTTEDSIDSDYKIRVQDVGLLLGAAHENIGGTHSVEYLHKMGYVRVAHEALVEAILRTDCKNGLLWEVECTKSHIYVETCHDTTRGLMCLAAQFQQLYAPDLEESVVHLQNRWNGVCQAQERNEFNDEGRIFNHDCAPSTSQVHAPTADTKSNLGVVGLMDEICEDAFHLHEIRACRFDSSGSEIRVSLDESLLGEACSLSVETPDFFSNDLSYDWPVPLIGLESNQTTFLQSGSFPEFIEGYCVSDLRPLSELSMGRQSPPEKLKCVSKNFGNTDHGRGNGGWYGDAPLSIVENHISGASSEASVNQVLEDQLPTLHSARSDDFGKATGRVLFKNIDVSWRMYAGSDWQAYKKNSDPCSHTCGRDTTVCLELALSGMQFQYNVFPVGGVCASKLCLTVQDFHLSDKSKTAPWKQILGYYHSKDHPRESTSKAFKLDLEAVRPDPLIPLEEYRLRITLLPLLLHLHQSQLDFLISFFGPKSFSAGQSSDQDQNSDGVKTSATNSCNLAGHTIANEALLPFFQKFEIWPIILRVDYSPHHVDLAALSSGKYVELVNLVPWKGVELQLKHVHAVGVYGWGSVCETIIGEWLVEISRNQMHKILQGLPTIRSLVAVGSGAAKLVSLPVESYRKDHKIIKGMQRGTSAFLKSISLEAVGFGVHLAAGAHDILLQAEYILTNIPSPPVSWSVQAKTKENVRCNQPKDAQQGIQHAYESLSDGLGKSASALVQTPLKKYQHGASTVTALATAVRAVPAAAIAPVSACAGAMHYALLGLRNSLDPEHKKESMEKYLGSSKPNDWDC; encoded by the exons ATGTTTTCGTGGAATTTTGCGAAATCGGCGGAGGCGGTACTGTCGCGGTGGGCGATGAAAAGGCTGTGCAAGTTTgtattgaagaagaaattagGGAAGTTTATATTAGGAGATATTGATCTTGACCAGCTCGATGTTCAACTCGCTGAAGGCACTATTCAACTCAGTGATCTTGCTCTCAATGTCGATTGTCTTAATGAAAAG TTTGGGGCAGCGGCATCAGTGATGATAAAAGAAGGGTCAATTGGCTCATTGTCGGTCAAAATGCCATGGAAGGGTAAAGGTTTTCAGGTTGAGGTGGATGAGCTTGAGCTTGTACTTGCACCCTGTTTGAAGAAAAGGAATTCACCAGCTGACGACGAGACTAGTAGTTCTAGTCAAGAGAGTAGACATGGGCACAAGGAGGTGGGGAGGTTTGGGAATGATTTGATGGAAACTGCTCAAAAATCTAGTTTTGTTGACGTTCATGAAGGCGTCAAGACAATCGCAAAAGTGGTGAAGTGGTTTTTGACTAGTTTCCATGTAAAGGTTAAGAAGTTGATTGTTGCATATGAGCCATATTTCGAGAAGGATGAAAAGAAGGTTGGGTGTCAAGAAACTTTGGTCCTCAGAGTACCTGAAATAGAATGTGGAACCTGTGTTTCTGAAGAAGCTAACTTAAGTTCTGATGAAAGAGTTGAGAACTTTCTAGGCATTAGTCagttaatgaattttattaagTTTCAAGGAGCAGTGCTTGAACTTCTCAAAACAGATGGTGTTGACAATCAAAGTTGCAGTCCATGTGTGTCAGATTCAAGTTTCAGTGAGCAATATTCAGGGCACTGCCGATCAAAACCTACAACTACTATTGTGACTGGGAAAAAAGGTGGATTTTCAGGGAATTTAAAGCTAAGTATTCCTTGGAAGAATGGTTCATTAGACATTCACAAATTAGATGCAGAGGTTTGTGTGGATCCTGTAGAATTAAGACTTCAACCAAGCACAATCAAGTGGTTCCTACTTTCATGGGAAACTTATAAGAATATTGATCAAGATGGCAGGGGGGATGCACATTATAAATCAACCGAACCAGTCTACTTTAATTCTTCTTCTCATTTCCATTCTTCGTTATCTATCCCTGGTGTGGTTGCTAATGATAAAGTGAGCCCTGTTCGTGGTAGCCTTACATctgccttttcttctttcacCGGGAAAGAATCAGTTAGTGAAGCAATGCTACCTGGCTCACATCTTATATCTGACTGGGTGCCAAATTCTATTCAAAACGAGAAAGATGGTATCCAAGAAGAATTAGACCTTGGAGCAAG TGTGGACCAATTTTTCGAATGTTTAGATGGAATGAGAAGTTCACAATCAGCTCTGGGAAGCAGCGGGATGTGGAACTGGACATGTTCTGTTTTCAGTGCATTAACTGCAGCATCCAGCCTTGCTTCTGGATCTTTTCAAATCCCTTCTG AAGACCAGCATGTTCAAACCACCCTTAAAGCGACTTTGGCTGGAGTTTCTGTCTTGCTATCCTTTCAGGATGAAGATCAGGAATATCTGTATGGTCAAAAGAGTGAACAGAATACTGTTGGACTGGAGATTCGTTGTCTTAGTGCAGAATGCAaagatatttttgttgttttgcag GTTTGTCCTCAAGAAATGAGGTTTGAAGGAACAGTGAAGTGTATTGAGGTTATTGATTACTTGTACGATAAAAATGATGCCATGAATAGTCACTCGACGGAGTTTAGTAGTGATAGCAACAGTCAAACTGTTTTGATCCAGAATCTGCAATCTGAAGTCCAAGGTGTTCTCCCTCCATTTCCTCATTCAGATGAATTAAGTACATTAATTGCACCAGGAGTTCCATTTGGAAATGCGACCAAGATGAAACTGCTTGGTACCTCAGGTGTCACTCGGTGCCAATTTACTGTATATTCTGATTCGTCAGATGGAAATTTTACTGGAACAAAGTCATTTTCATTGCAACTGCCGTTGTTAATATTCTGGGTGAACTTTGCTTCAGTAAACGTGATACTGAATCTTCTGAAGGATGCTGAAAAATCTGTTGAAAGGAGTATCCAGAGGAATGGATTTCCACCTGTCAATAAGAAGCATGAATCATCTCatggaaatatgaaaaaaggttCAAGTTCTAGGGTTTCAACATTGACCTCTACAGAAAATTTGCAAGGTAGTATATCAGTCCTTAAGGCGAGGGTAATACTATGTTTCCCATTTGTAAGTGGTGGAGATATTGGAGGCCACTCTCCCTGGAATCAATTTATTGCTGTTGATATTTCTTCACCGTTGATCTTGGAAAGCCCAACATCGAATTCCAGTTCGTGGAAAAGGCATGCACCAAGGACCATATGTTCTTTGCATTTGAATGTTAGTAATCTCAAGGTTTACTTGGTCAATCCAGCATGTAATGATGATGGAACTACCTTGTCTACTTTGATGCCAAGGTATAGATTTTGTGCACAGAAGATTGTGTCTGTGAGTAATAGAGCTGATTGCCTATGTACAATTAGTATGCTTTGGCAGGAAGACCCCGTGACTGGTCCTTGGATAGCTGAGAAAGCCAAGTCTCTGGCAACTTCAGAGGAATCCAGGAGcaggaaaaaaatcaaggtgAAAGGATATGAATTTGCTAGTGCAACTGCTGCAAAGGATCTAGGAGACATAAATTTGCAAACCAGAGAAGAGTTAATTTTGAGCTCTGCATTCTTCTTGCATGTTCATCTGCTTCCTGTTGTGGTGGATCTTAGCAGTTCTCAGTATAGAAATTTGCATTGCCTTCTAGATCAGATGATTAATGGATTATCAGGCATGGCCTGCGATGTAGATGGTGTTAGGGAATTGTCTCCAGCCAGTCAAACATCAATTCTTGTGAAGTGTGAATCAGTAGATTTTTCAATTAGACCAGATATAAAGGATGACATAAAAAGTTCATTGCAGAGTGAACTTCCTGGATCATGGCATTGTTTAAaactgaaaattcaaaaatttgatATTCTGTCCGTCTCAAATATTGGAGGTATCAGGGGTGCCAATTTCTTTTGGCTAGCCCATGGAGAAGGTAAATTATGGGGTTCCATCACCGGAGTTCCAGATCAAGAGTTTCTTCTGATTTCTTGTAGCAACTCCACTATGAAACGTGGAGATGGAGGAGGTTCCAATGCATTATCTTCTAGCTTGGCTGGTTCTGAAATTATACACATATGGGATCCAAAGAGCTCACATGATTTTACATCTGTTAGTGTCAGATGTGCCACAGTTATTGCTGTTGGTGGTCGCTTGGATTGGCTGGATGCAATATCCTCCTTCTTCATTTTGCCCTCTCCTAAAGTGGAGAAGGCAAACAATGAAAATCTGGCAAAGGGGGATTTGAATGCCCCTTCTGAAACTTCTTTCATTCTAAAGTTGGTTGATATTGGAATAAGTTATGAGCCTTACTTGAAGAAGTCAGTGGTTAGGGATCTTCATTCCGAGTCTGGCTCCTCATATTCCATAGAAGAAACAGGTGAGCCGCACATTGCTTGTCTATTAGCTGcatctttgttttctctttccAATACAACAACGGAAGATTCTATTGATAGTGATTACAAAATTAGAGTGCAAGATGTAGGGCTTCTTCTTGGTGCAGCACATGAGAATATTGGTGGCACTCATAGTGTGGAATATCTTCATAAGATGGGTTATGTGAGAGTTGCCCATGAGGCCCTGGTTGAAGCAATTTTGAGAACTGACTGTAAGAATGGCCTTCTCTGGGAGGTAGAATGCACAAAATCCCATATTTATGTGGAAACTTGCCATGACACTACTCGCGGTCTCATGTGCCTGGCTGCTCAATTCCAACAGCTCTATGCCCCTGACTTGGAGGAATCAGTTGTGCACTTGCAGAATAGGTGGAATGGTGTTTGTCAGGCCCAAGAGAGAAACGAGTTCAATGATGAAGGTCGGATTTTCAATCATGATTGTGCGCCTTCGACTTCCCAAGTTCATGCCCCTACTGCAGATACAAAGAGTAACCTTGGGGTGGTTGGCTTAATGGATGAGATATGTGAAGATGCATTTCACTTGCATGAGATTCGGGCATGCCGGTTTGATTCCAGTGGATCAGAAATTCGTGTTTCACTTGATGAAAGTCTCCTCGGAGAAGCTTGCAGCCTAAGTGTTGAAACTCCTGACTTCTTCTCGAATGATCTCTCTTATGATTGGCCAGTGCCTTTAATAGGCCTGGAAAGTAATCAAACCACATTTCTACAGAGTGGTTCTTTCCCAGAATTTATAGAAGGCTATTGTGTGTCTGATTTACGCCCTTTGTCAGAATTATCCATGGGCAGGCAGTCACCACCTGAAAAACTTAAATGCGTATCCAAGAATTTTGGCAATACAGATCATGGAAGAGGAAATGGTGGATGGTATGGGGATGCCCCTTTGAGCATTGTTGAAAATCACATTTCTGGAGCAAGTAGTGAAGCTAGTGTGAATCAGGTTTTGGAAGACCAGCTTCCAACTTTGCATTCTGCAAGATCTGATGATTTTGGGAAGGCTACAGGACGTGTACTTTTTAAGAACATTGATGTGAGCTGGAGAATGTATGCTGGTTCTGACTGGCAggcatataaaaagaatagtGATCCATGTAGTCATACTTGTGGAAGGGATACAACTGTTTGTCTGGAGCTTGCATTGTCTGGAATGCAATTTCAATACAATGTCTTCCCAGTTGGTGGAGTATGTGCATCTAAGCTTTGTCTCACAGTTCAAGATTTTCATCTTTCTGATAAGAGTAAAACTGCACCGTGGAAACAG ATACTTGGATATTATCATTCAAAAGATCATCCTAGGGAATCCACTTCAAAAGCATTCAAGCTGGACTTGGAAGCTGTCAGACCAGATCCTCTAATCCCTCTTGAGGAATACCG GTTACGCATAACTCTCCTTCCTTTGCTATTGCATCTTCATCAAAGCCAACTCGATTTTCTCATTAGCTTTTTTGGGCCCAAAAGCTTTTCAGCAGGCCAGTCTTCGGATCAAGATCAAAACTCAGATGGTGTAAAGACTTCTGCAACAAATAGCTGTAATCTTGCAGGACATACAATTGCAAATGAAGCATTGCTTCCCTTTTTTCAG AAGTTTGAAATATGGCCCATTATTCTTCGAGTTGACTACAGTCCCCATCATGTTGATCTAGCAGCATTGAGCAGTGGGAAGTATGTGGAACTTGTGAACCTTGTCCCCTGGAAG GGGGTTGAACTACAGCTAAAACATGTTCATGCCGTTGGTGTCTATGGCTGGGGCAGTGTATGTGAAACAATTATAGGGGAGTGGTTGGTGGAGATCTCTCGAAATCAG ATGCATAAAATCTTGCAAGGCCTTCCTACCATCCGGTCCCTGGTTGCTGTTGGTTCTGGTGCTGCAAAGCTTGTTTCCTTGCCTGTTGAGAGCTACAGGAAGGATCATAAAATAATCAAGGGAATGCAAAGAG GTACAAGTGCATTTCTAAAAAGTATATCGCTTGAAGCTGTTGGATTTGGGGTGCATTTGGCAGCTGGGGCTCATGATATTTTGCTCCAAGCAGAGTATATTCTTACAAATATACCTTCTCCTCCTGTGTCATGGTCTGTACAAGCCAAAACTAAAGAAAATGTAAGATGCAATCAGCCAAAAGATGCCCAGCAAGGAATTCAACAT GCATATGAGAGTCTCAGTGATGGCCTGGGAAAGTCCGCTTCTGCTTTAGTGCAGActccattgaaaaaatatcagcATGGAGCCAGCACAGTAACTGCCCTGGCAACTGCTGTACGGGCTGTTCCTGCTGCTGCTATAGCTCCTGTTTCTGCTTGTGCAGGTGCAATGCATTATGCTCTTCTTGGCCTTAGAAATAG CCTTGACCCTGAACACAAAAAAGAGTCCATGGAGAAGTATCTGGGTTCTTCAAAGCCAAATGACTGGGATTGTTGA
- the LOC133680405 gene encoding autophagy-related protein 2-like isoform X2, with product MFSWNFAKSAEAVLSRWAMKRLCKFVLKKKLGKFILGDIDLDQLDVQLAEGTIQLSDLALNVDCLNEKFGAAASVMIKEGSIGSLSVKMPWKGKGFQVEVDELELVLAPCLKKRNSPADDETSSSSQESRHGHKEVGRFGNDLMETAQKSSFVDVHEGVKTIAKVVKWFLTSFHVKVKKLIVAYEPYFEKDEKKVGCQETLVLRVPEIECGTCVSEEANLSSDERVENFLGISQLMNFIKFQGAVLELLKTDGVDNQSCSPCVSDSSFSEQYSGHCRSKPTTTIVTGKKGGFSGNLKLSIPWKNGSLDIHKLDAEVCVDPVELRLQPSTIKWFLLSWETYKNIDQDGRGDAHYKSTEPVYFNSSSHFHSSLSIPGVVANDKVSPVRGSLTSAFSSFTGKESVSEAMLPGSHLISDWVPNSIQNEKDGIQEELDLGASVDQFFECLDGMRSSQSALGSSGMWNWTCSVFSALTAASSLASGSFQIPSEDQHVQTTLKATLAGVSVLLSFQDEDQEYLYGQKSEQNTVGLEIRCLSAECKDIFVVLQVCPQEMRFEGTVKCIEVIDYLYDKNDAMNSHSTEFSSDSNSQTVLIQNLQSEVQGVLPPFPHSDELSTLIAPGVPFGNATKMKLLGTSGVTRCQFTVYSDSSDGNFTGTKSFSLQLPLLIFWVNFASVNVILNLLKDAEKSVERSIQRNGFPPVNKKHESSHGNMKKGSSSRVSTLTSTENLQGSISVLKARVILCFPFVSGGDIGGHSPWNQFIAVDISSPLILESPTSNSSSWKRHAPRTICSLHLNVSNLKVYLVNPACNDDGTTLSTLMPRYRFCAQKIVSVSNRADCLCTISMLWQEDPVTGPWIAEKAKSLATSEESRSRKKIKVKGYEFASATAAKDLGDINLQTREELILSSAFFLHVHLLPVVVDLSSSQYRNLHCLLDQMINGLSGMACDVDGVRELSPASQTSILVKCESVDFSIRPDIKDDIKSSLQSELPGSWHCLKLKIQKFDILSVSNIGGIRGANFFWLAHGEGKLWGSITGVPDQEFLLISCSNSTMKRGDGGGSNALSSSLAGSEIIHIWDPKSSHDFTSVSVRCATVIAVGGRLDWLDAISSFFILPSPKVEKANNENLAKGDLNAPSETSFILKLVDIGISYEPYLKKSVVRDLHSESGSSYSIEETGEPHIACLLAASLFSLSNTTTEDSIDSDYKIRVQDVGLLLGAAHENIGGTHSVEYLHKMGYVRVAHEALVEAILRTDCKNGLLWEVECTKSHIYVETCHDTTRGLMCLAAQFQQLYAPDLEESVVHLQNRWNGVCQAQERNEFNDEGRIFNHDCAPSTSQVHAPTADTKSNLGVVGLMDEICEDAFHLHEIRACRFDSSGSEIRVSLDESLLGEACSLSVETPDFFSNDLSYDWPVPLIGLESNQTTFLQSGSFPEFIEGYCVSDLRPLSELSMGRQSPPEKLKCVSKNFGNTDHGRGNGGWYGDAPLSIVENHISGASSEASVNQVLEDQLPTLHSARSDDFGKATGRVLFKNIDVSWRMYAGSDWQAYKKNSDPCSHTCGRDTTVCLELALSGMQFQYNVFPVGGVCASKLCLTVQDFHLSDKSKTAPWKQILGYYHSKDHPRESTSKAFKLDLEAVRPDPLIPLEEYRETHCL from the exons ATGTTTTCGTGGAATTTTGCGAAATCGGCGGAGGCGGTACTGTCGCGGTGGGCGATGAAAAGGCTGTGCAAGTTTgtattgaagaagaaattagGGAAGTTTATATTAGGAGATATTGATCTTGACCAGCTCGATGTTCAACTCGCTGAAGGCACTATTCAACTCAGTGATCTTGCTCTCAATGTCGATTGTCTTAATGAAAAG TTTGGGGCAGCGGCATCAGTGATGATAAAAGAAGGGTCAATTGGCTCATTGTCGGTCAAAATGCCATGGAAGGGTAAAGGTTTTCAGGTTGAGGTGGATGAGCTTGAGCTTGTACTTGCACCCTGTTTGAAGAAAAGGAATTCACCAGCTGACGACGAGACTAGTAGTTCTAGTCAAGAGAGTAGACATGGGCACAAGGAGGTGGGGAGGTTTGGGAATGATTTGATGGAAACTGCTCAAAAATCTAGTTTTGTTGACGTTCATGAAGGCGTCAAGACAATCGCAAAAGTGGTGAAGTGGTTTTTGACTAGTTTCCATGTAAAGGTTAAGAAGTTGATTGTTGCATATGAGCCATATTTCGAGAAGGATGAAAAGAAGGTTGGGTGTCAAGAAACTTTGGTCCTCAGAGTACCTGAAATAGAATGTGGAACCTGTGTTTCTGAAGAAGCTAACTTAAGTTCTGATGAAAGAGTTGAGAACTTTCTAGGCATTAGTCagttaatgaattttattaagTTTCAAGGAGCAGTGCTTGAACTTCTCAAAACAGATGGTGTTGACAATCAAAGTTGCAGTCCATGTGTGTCAGATTCAAGTTTCAGTGAGCAATATTCAGGGCACTGCCGATCAAAACCTACAACTACTATTGTGACTGGGAAAAAAGGTGGATTTTCAGGGAATTTAAAGCTAAGTATTCCTTGGAAGAATGGTTCATTAGACATTCACAAATTAGATGCAGAGGTTTGTGTGGATCCTGTAGAATTAAGACTTCAACCAAGCACAATCAAGTGGTTCCTACTTTCATGGGAAACTTATAAGAATATTGATCAAGATGGCAGGGGGGATGCACATTATAAATCAACCGAACCAGTCTACTTTAATTCTTCTTCTCATTTCCATTCTTCGTTATCTATCCCTGGTGTGGTTGCTAATGATAAAGTGAGCCCTGTTCGTGGTAGCCTTACATctgccttttcttctttcacCGGGAAAGAATCAGTTAGTGAAGCAATGCTACCTGGCTCACATCTTATATCTGACTGGGTGCCAAATTCTATTCAAAACGAGAAAGATGGTATCCAAGAAGAATTAGACCTTGGAGCAAG TGTGGACCAATTTTTCGAATGTTTAGATGGAATGAGAAGTTCACAATCAGCTCTGGGAAGCAGCGGGATGTGGAACTGGACATGTTCTGTTTTCAGTGCATTAACTGCAGCATCCAGCCTTGCTTCTGGATCTTTTCAAATCCCTTCTG AAGACCAGCATGTTCAAACCACCCTTAAAGCGACTTTGGCTGGAGTTTCTGTCTTGCTATCCTTTCAGGATGAAGATCAGGAATATCTGTATGGTCAAAAGAGTGAACAGAATACTGTTGGACTGGAGATTCGTTGTCTTAGTGCAGAATGCAaagatatttttgttgttttgcag GTTTGTCCTCAAGAAATGAGGTTTGAAGGAACAGTGAAGTGTATTGAGGTTATTGATTACTTGTACGATAAAAATGATGCCATGAATAGTCACTCGACGGAGTTTAGTAGTGATAGCAACAGTCAAACTGTTTTGATCCAGAATCTGCAATCTGAAGTCCAAGGTGTTCTCCCTCCATTTCCTCATTCAGATGAATTAAGTACATTAATTGCACCAGGAGTTCCATTTGGAAATGCGACCAAGATGAAACTGCTTGGTACCTCAGGTGTCACTCGGTGCCAATTTACTGTATATTCTGATTCGTCAGATGGAAATTTTACTGGAACAAAGTCATTTTCATTGCAACTGCCGTTGTTAATATTCTGGGTGAACTTTGCTTCAGTAAACGTGATACTGAATCTTCTGAAGGATGCTGAAAAATCTGTTGAAAGGAGTATCCAGAGGAATGGATTTCCACCTGTCAATAAGAAGCATGAATCATCTCatggaaatatgaaaaaaggttCAAGTTCTAGGGTTTCAACATTGACCTCTACAGAAAATTTGCAAGGTAGTATATCAGTCCTTAAGGCGAGGGTAATACTATGTTTCCCATTTGTAAGTGGTGGAGATATTGGAGGCCACTCTCCCTGGAATCAATTTATTGCTGTTGATATTTCTTCACCGTTGATCTTGGAAAGCCCAACATCGAATTCCAGTTCGTGGAAAAGGCATGCACCAAGGACCATATGTTCTTTGCATTTGAATGTTAGTAATCTCAAGGTTTACTTGGTCAATCCAGCATGTAATGATGATGGAACTACCTTGTCTACTTTGATGCCAAGGTATAGATTTTGTGCACAGAAGATTGTGTCTGTGAGTAATAGAGCTGATTGCCTATGTACAATTAGTATGCTTTGGCAGGAAGACCCCGTGACTGGTCCTTGGATAGCTGAGAAAGCCAAGTCTCTGGCAACTTCAGAGGAATCCAGGAGcaggaaaaaaatcaaggtgAAAGGATATGAATTTGCTAGTGCAACTGCTGCAAAGGATCTAGGAGACATAAATTTGCAAACCAGAGAAGAGTTAATTTTGAGCTCTGCATTCTTCTTGCATGTTCATCTGCTTCCTGTTGTGGTGGATCTTAGCAGTTCTCAGTATAGAAATTTGCATTGCCTTCTAGATCAGATGATTAATGGATTATCAGGCATGGCCTGCGATGTAGATGGTGTTAGGGAATTGTCTCCAGCCAGTCAAACATCAATTCTTGTGAAGTGTGAATCAGTAGATTTTTCAATTAGACCAGATATAAAGGATGACATAAAAAGTTCATTGCAGAGTGAACTTCCTGGATCATGGCATTGTTTAAaactgaaaattcaaaaatttgatATTCTGTCCGTCTCAAATATTGGAGGTATCAGGGGTGCCAATTTCTTTTGGCTAGCCCATGGAGAAGGTAAATTATGGGGTTCCATCACCGGAGTTCCAGATCAAGAGTTTCTTCTGATTTCTTGTAGCAACTCCACTATGAAACGTGGAGATGGAGGAGGTTCCAATGCATTATCTTCTAGCTTGGCTGGTTCTGAAATTATACACATATGGGATCCAAAGAGCTCACATGATTTTACATCTGTTAGTGTCAGATGTGCCACAGTTATTGCTGTTGGTGGTCGCTTGGATTGGCTGGATGCAATATCCTCCTTCTTCATTTTGCCCTCTCCTAAAGTGGAGAAGGCAAACAATGAAAATCTGGCAAAGGGGGATTTGAATGCCCCTTCTGAAACTTCTTTCATTCTAAAGTTGGTTGATATTGGAATAAGTTATGAGCCTTACTTGAAGAAGTCAGTGGTTAGGGATCTTCATTCCGAGTCTGGCTCCTCATATTCCATAGAAGAAACAGGTGAGCCGCACATTGCTTGTCTATTAGCTGcatctttgttttctctttccAATACAACAACGGAAGATTCTATTGATAGTGATTACAAAATTAGAGTGCAAGATGTAGGGCTTCTTCTTGGTGCAGCACATGAGAATATTGGTGGCACTCATAGTGTGGAATATCTTCATAAGATGGGTTATGTGAGAGTTGCCCATGAGGCCCTGGTTGAAGCAATTTTGAGAACTGACTGTAAGAATGGCCTTCTCTGGGAGGTAGAATGCACAAAATCCCATATTTATGTGGAAACTTGCCATGACACTACTCGCGGTCTCATGTGCCTGGCTGCTCAATTCCAACAGCTCTATGCCCCTGACTTGGAGGAATCAGTTGTGCACTTGCAGAATAGGTGGAATGGTGTTTGTCAGGCCCAAGAGAGAAACGAGTTCAATGATGAAGGTCGGATTTTCAATCATGATTGTGCGCCTTCGACTTCCCAAGTTCATGCCCCTACTGCAGATACAAAGAGTAACCTTGGGGTGGTTGGCTTAATGGATGAGATATGTGAAGATGCATTTCACTTGCATGAGATTCGGGCATGCCGGTTTGATTCCAGTGGATCAGAAATTCGTGTTTCACTTGATGAAAGTCTCCTCGGAGAAGCTTGCAGCCTAAGTGTTGAAACTCCTGACTTCTTCTCGAATGATCTCTCTTATGATTGGCCAGTGCCTTTAATAGGCCTGGAAAGTAATCAAACCACATTTCTACAGAGTGGTTCTTTCCCAGAATTTATAGAAGGCTATTGTGTGTCTGATTTACGCCCTTTGTCAGAATTATCCATGGGCAGGCAGTCACCACCTGAAAAACTTAAATGCGTATCCAAGAATTTTGGCAATACAGATCATGGAAGAGGAAATGGTGGATGGTATGGGGATGCCCCTTTGAGCATTGTTGAAAATCACATTTCTGGAGCAAGTAGTGAAGCTAGTGTGAATCAGGTTTTGGAAGACCAGCTTCCAACTTTGCATTCTGCAAGATCTGATGATTTTGGGAAGGCTACAGGACGTGTACTTTTTAAGAACATTGATGTGAGCTGGAGAATGTATGCTGGTTCTGACTGGCAggcatataaaaagaatagtGATCCATGTAGTCATACTTGTGGAAGGGATACAACTGTTTGTCTGGAGCTTGCATTGTCTGGAATGCAATTTCAATACAATGTCTTCCCAGTTGGTGGAGTATGTGCATCTAAGCTTTGTCTCACAGTTCAAGATTTTCATCTTTCTGATAAGAGTAAAACTGCACCGTGGAAACAG ATACTTGGATATTATCATTCAAAAGATCATCCTAGGGAATCCACTTCAAAAGCATTCAAGCTGGACTTGGAAGCTGTCAGACCAGATCCTCTAATCCCTCTTGAGGAATACCG TGAAACACACTGTTTATAA